The following coding sequences are from one Leptolyngbya sp. NIES-3755 window:
- a CDS encoding protein-glutamate methylesterase CheB (similar to AA sequence:cyanobase_aa:LBDG_20530) gives MKPIRVLVVDDAVMVRSRLSKILSMDAHIEVVGVASSGRIALARLPQLMPDVVILDVEMPDLNGLQTLAQIRQSDPQLPVIMFSSMTTRGAIATLDALSLGASDYVPKPNRLNDVEEVTEYLQATLIPKIKALSQKVPFPQKTIPAIPAHRSRSLAEIVAIGVSTGGPNALSVLLSQLPVDFPVPIVIVQHLSATFTKLLAERLTVKSPFPVREAIAGTTLLPGTIWIAPGDFHLRLEQTPFSAKLILDQSPPQNSCRPSVDVLFESVAEVYGDRALGIILTGMGQDGLRGCRLIRDRQGQILAQDEASSVVWGMPGYVVNAGLADAVLPLDQMMSEMLQRVSYPANSIRRTI, from the coding sequence ATGAAACCGATTCGCGTCTTGGTTGTAGATGATGCCGTAATGGTACGCAGTCGGTTGAGTAAAATTCTTAGCATGGATGCTCACATCGAAGTCGTAGGAGTCGCTTCGTCCGGACGAATTGCACTGGCAAGATTACCTCAATTGATGCCCGATGTGGTGATTTTGGATGTCGAAATGCCAGACTTGAACGGGCTGCAAACCTTGGCTCAAATTCGTCAGAGCGATCCACAACTTCCAGTGATTATGTTCAGTTCAATGACGACACGAGGCGCGATCGCGACTTTGGATGCTCTCTCTCTCGGTGCTTCAGACTATGTGCCAAAACCGAATCGTTTAAATGATGTTGAGGAAGTCACTGAATACCTCCAAGCGACGCTTATTCCTAAAATCAAAGCGCTCAGCCAGAAAGTTCCATTTCCCCAAAAAACTATTCCTGCAATTCCCGCTCATCGATCTCGATCGCTGGCTGAGATTGTCGCGATCGGGGTTTCGACGGGGGGACCCAATGCGCTCTCAGTTTTACTATCACAATTGCCTGTTGATTTTCCAGTCCCGATCGTGATTGTGCAACATTTATCTGCGACCTTCACAAAACTACTCGCTGAACGGCTCACTGTAAAATCACCCTTCCCGGTGCGTGAAGCGATCGCTGGTACAACACTTTTACCCGGTACGATTTGGATTGCTCCAGGTGACTTCCATCTGCGACTAGAACAAACTCCGTTTAGTGCAAAACTGATTCTAGATCAGTCACCACCCCAAAACTCTTGTCGTCCTTCTGTCGATGTGTTGTTTGAATCCGTTGCGGAGGTGTATGGCGATCGCGCTTTAGGAATTATTCTGACGGGAATGGGACAAGACGGGCTACGAGGCTGTCGATTGATTCGCGATCGTCAGGGTCAGATTCTGGCACAGGATGAAGCAAGTAGTGTGGTTTGGGGAATGCCAGGATATGTTGTCAACGCGGGGTTAGCCGATGCAGTTCTGCCCCTGGATCAAATGATGTCGGAGATGCTTCAGCGAGTGAGCTATCCCGCAAATTCGATTCGGAGGACAATCTGA
- a CDS encoding CheW-like domain protein (similar to AA sequence:cyanobase_aa:LBDG_20500), with the protein MSAIDTEDLQFFLLESYEIVAQFEQTVLNSEKGTLDAERLNQLYRALHTIKGNSGFIPFPKLESIAHAGETLLEKIRSTHAQISPDSSTVLLQLIDAIRQVLDTIQATQTEGDRDYSSLIAALTSLCPEDTPDRSEPIEEIEPIATAPDSTIRVQVNVLDHLMNLVGELVLVRNRVLQLSSEHQNSELLSACQQIDLITDELQESVMRTRMQPISTLWRTLPRFVRNVAVTSGKEVELTFEGGDTELDRAIIAAIKDPLTHLIRNCIDHGIEPPNVRQQAGKSPQGHLTLKASQAHGTVIIEVRDDGAGIDVEQLKVRSQQFGSITAIQAALMSDREALRLIFQPGFSTASEVTSLSGRGFGMDVVRQNLETISGAVEVESQLGQGTLFRLRFPLTLAIIPTLLITSGGQQYAIPQSSVQELIRIEGELDRLLDVSVYRLRGEILPIVNLASVLKLSIEHSEVLYCVVIEIDHYRFGLIVDSIEDTEDIVVKPLGKQLRSLDVFSGATILGDGKVALILDTAGLARLANIQPQAPQLNAATNTEESDRPLILLIRGVQNARMGIVLNHATRLETVQSSTIEQVGEQYLMQYRVSFGEAQSTDRVIVLIDLQAVFTGVRRTLEQFDEIISIVVVELSRDRTIGIIVDEILDIVEEPLTVTGAAIRPGSQCYATVQGQITEILDVTAIVDLANPYRVPELSRR; encoded by the coding sequence TTGAGCGCGATCGATACTGAAGATCTACAATTTTTTCTGCTAGAGAGCTATGAGATTGTAGCTCAGTTCGAGCAGACTGTACTGAATTCAGAAAAGGGGACGCTGGATGCTGAGCGGCTGAATCAACTGTACCGCGCTCTACATACGATTAAAGGTAATTCTGGGTTTATTCCGTTTCCGAAACTTGAGTCGATCGCTCATGCAGGCGAAACGTTATTAGAGAAGATTCGATCGACTCACGCTCAAATTTCACCGGATAGCTCAACCGTTTTACTACAGCTAATCGACGCAATTCGCCAGGTTCTAGACACGATTCAAGCCACACAAACGGAAGGCGATCGAGATTATTCGAGCTTGATTGCAGCACTGACATCACTCTGTCCTGAAGATACACCTGATCGATCGGAGCCGATTGAAGAGATTGAACCGATTGCAACTGCTCCTGATTCAACGATCCGAGTTCAGGTGAATGTGCTGGATCATCTAATGAATCTAGTTGGAGAACTGGTTCTTGTTCGTAATCGTGTATTGCAACTCAGTTCCGAGCATCAAAACTCCGAATTGCTCTCTGCCTGTCAACAGATTGATCTGATCACAGATGAACTGCAAGAAAGTGTGATGCGAACTCGAATGCAGCCGATTAGTACGCTTTGGCGCACTTTACCTCGATTCGTGCGAAATGTTGCTGTGACATCGGGTAAAGAAGTAGAACTTACCTTTGAAGGCGGAGATACAGAACTCGATCGAGCAATTATCGCAGCAATTAAAGATCCGCTCACTCATCTGATTCGTAACTGTATCGATCATGGCATTGAGCCACCGAATGTTAGACAACAAGCAGGAAAATCACCTCAAGGTCACTTAACGCTAAAAGCTTCACAAGCACACGGAACCGTGATTATCGAAGTTCGAGACGATGGTGCAGGAATCGATGTTGAGCAACTGAAAGTACGATCGCAACAATTCGGTTCAATCACTGCGATTCAAGCCGCATTAATGAGCGATCGAGAAGCCCTAAGATTAATCTTCCAACCCGGATTTTCCACAGCAAGCGAAGTTACTTCTCTATCGGGTCGAGGCTTCGGAATGGATGTGGTACGCCAAAATCTTGAAACAATCAGCGGAGCCGTCGAAGTCGAGAGTCAGCTTGGACAAGGAACACTGTTTCGTTTGAGATTTCCGCTAACACTAGCCATTATTCCTACATTACTCATCACTAGCGGTGGTCAACAGTATGCAATCCCTCAATCGAGTGTTCAAGAACTGATCCGAATTGAGGGTGAACTCGATCGATTGCTTGATGTTTCGGTCTATCGACTGCGCGGCGAAATTTTACCGATCGTCAATCTGGCTTCAGTGCTGAAATTGTCGATCGAACACTCTGAGGTGCTCTACTGCGTTGTCATCGAAATTGATCACTATCGATTTGGACTGATTGTCGATTCAATTGAAGATACTGAGGACATTGTAGTAAAACCACTGGGTAAGCAACTTAGATCGCTTGATGTCTTCTCAGGTGCAACGATTTTAGGAGACGGAAAAGTTGCTTTAATTTTAGATACGGCTGGACTCGCTCGACTTGCCAACATTCAACCTCAAGCACCCCAACTGAACGCAGCAACGAACACAGAAGAAAGCGATCGACCTTTAATCCTACTTATTCGCGGTGTTCAAAATGCTCGGATGGGAATTGTTCTAAATCACGCAACTCGATTAGAAACGGTTCAAAGTTCTACGATCGAGCAAGTCGGAGAACAATATCTCATGCAATATCGCGTGTCTTTTGGAGAAGCACAAAGTACGGATCGGGTGATTGTTCTAATCGATTTGCAAGCAGTGTTTACTGGAGTGCGCCGTACATTAGAGCAATTTGACGAAATTATCTCGATCGTGGTTGTCGAACTGAGTCGCGATCGCACGATTGGAATCATTGTGGATGAAATTCTCGATATTGTTGAAGAACCACTCACAGTCACCGGAGCCGCAATTCGTCCAGGGTCTCAATGTTACGCCACAGTACAAGGACAAATCACAGAAATCTTAGATGTGACTGCGATCGTGGATCTAGCGAATCCTTATCGCGTTCCAGAACTTTCAAGGAGATGA
- a CDS encoding Ycf66 family protein (similar to AA sequence:cyanobase_aa:LBDG_44030) yields the protein MLTYLLALAIALGSFGLYMSAFFYPEIYRKGDLVLSGVGLFYALVLWICADRITGAVLLGQIASVSLIGWFGYQSLTFRLGYTPSTAELRSKFDEVVTSENTAKVVEQGKKTFATVKDRAQALLNKQPATPPADPYQPLKREDFGNPTPEAAKPDVMGKIGAVGSAVASLPGVFGSMFKKPEKNTSTYVRKDFREETDDAFNFEEDIVAAEEAVESKTVPVDQDGASESTCTADEIVQEEVEFEASHPQAVPPHPPTVEEVEAAIADAEEKNLPSDPPEPA from the coding sequence ATGCTGACATATCTTTTAGCATTGGCGATCGCATTAGGCAGCTTTGGGCTGTACATGTCCGCCTTTTTTTACCCAGAAATCTATCGTAAAGGCGATCTCGTGCTTTCTGGTGTGGGATTGTTTTATGCGCTAGTGCTGTGGATTTGTGCCGATCGTATTACAGGCGCAGTGTTATTAGGACAGATCGCCAGTGTTTCACTCATCGGTTGGTTTGGCTATCAATCGCTGACTTTTCGACTCGGTTACACCCCTTCGACTGCCGAACTGCGATCGAAGTTTGATGAGGTCGTCACCTCGGAAAATACTGCGAAAGTGGTGGAGCAAGGGAAGAAAACGTTTGCGACTGTTAAGGATCGCGCTCAGGCTTTGTTGAATAAACAGCCTGCAACTCCGCCTGCTGACCCGTATCAGCCTTTAAAGCGGGAAGACTTTGGCAATCCGACTCCTGAAGCTGCCAAACCGGATGTGATGGGCAAAATTGGCGCGGTCGGAAGTGCGGTAGCTTCGCTGCCCGGAGTGTTCGGTAGTATGTTCAAAAAGCCTGAAAAGAACACTTCGACTTATGTTCGGAAAGACTTTCGCGAAGAAACCGACGATGCTTTTAACTTTGAAGAGGACATCGTAGCGGCTGAGGAAGCAGTTGAATCGAAGACGGTTCCAGTGGATCAAGATGGCGCTTCAGAATCGACCTGCACAGCGGATGAAATTGTGCAAGAAGAAGTCGAATTTGAGGCGAGTCATCCGCAGGCAGTTCCACCGCATCCACCGACCGTTGAAGAAGTTGAAGCTGCGATCGCAGATGCAGAAGAGAAAAATCTTCCTTCTGATCCGCCTGAGCCTGCATAA
- a CDS encoding methyl-accepting chemotaxis protein signaling domain protein (similar to AA sequence:cyanobase_aa:LBDG_20520) — protein sequence MVSNPKSAQHSDSALKAQMQLLLEAIKAANSGDLTVRLNEDSEIAQEFNQLMTRNQTIAEGIGETKQVLDAIANGNLSNRIEAENAGELQALANSVNEMIQNLRNSMVRVTEIATTVATASEELTAVSREMTGNAGQTAEQATTASVSAEQVSQNALTVATAIEEMNVSIREIAKSAASAAIVATDAVKTSDQTNATITKLGQSSIEIGKVIKVITSIAQQTNLLALNATIEAARAGDAGRGFAVVASEVKALAKETAAATEDISQRIEAIQTDTTQAVDAIAQITTVIDQINDIQTTIASAVEEQTATANEIARNVAEAAKGTSEIAKSIGIVAQNAQTTTTGANNTAQAATELAQMATNLQLIVDQFQV from the coding sequence ATGGTTTCTAATCCAAAATCAGCCCAACACTCTGACTCAGCCCTGAAAGCCCAGATGCAACTTCTTCTTGAAGCCATCAAAGCTGCTAATTCTGGCGACCTCACTGTTCGACTCAACGAAGACAGTGAAATCGCACAAGAATTTAATCAATTGATGACTCGCAATCAAACGATCGCAGAAGGCATCGGCGAAACCAAACAAGTCTTAGATGCGATCGCGAACGGCAATTTATCCAACCGAATCGAAGCTGAAAACGCAGGCGAACTTCAAGCGCTCGCGAACAGTGTGAATGAGATGATTCAGAACTTAAGAAATTCGATGGTACGAGTCACAGAGATTGCCACCACGGTCGCGACCGCTTCTGAAGAACTCACCGCTGTCAGCCGTGAAATGACCGGAAACGCAGGTCAAACCGCAGAACAAGCTACAACTGCCTCTGTTTCAGCAGAACAAGTCAGTCAGAACGCGCTCACCGTTGCAACTGCGATCGAAGAAATGAACGTCAGCATCCGAGAAATCGCCAAAAGTGCGGCTTCCGCTGCGATCGTGGCGACTGATGCGGTAAAAACCTCTGATCAAACCAATGCTACGATTACCAAACTCGGTCAAAGCAGCATCGAAATCGGCAAAGTGATCAAAGTGATTACCTCGATCGCGCAGCAAACGAATCTTCTCGCGCTCAATGCCACGATCGAAGCGGCTCGTGCGGGCGATGCTGGACGCGGATTTGCGGTGGTTGCCAGTGAAGTCAAAGCACTTGCCAAAGAAACCGCTGCCGCAACCGAAGACATTAGCCAACGCATTGAAGCGATTCAAACCGATACCACTCAAGCCGTCGATGCGATCGCCCAAATTACGACCGTGATCGATCAAATCAACGACATTCAAACGACGATCGCATCCGCTGTAGAAGAACAAACCGCGACTGCGAACGAAATTGCTCGAAATGTGGCAGAAGCAGCAAAAGGAACTTCAGAGATCGCCAAGAGCATCGGAATTGTGGCGCAAAATGCTCAAACCACGACCACAGGGGCGAATAATACGGCTCAAGCTGCAACAGAATTAGCTCAAATGGCGACGAATCTACAATTGATCGTCGATCAATTCCAGGTTTAG
- a CDS encoding NAD-dependent epimerase/dehydratase (similar to AA sequence:cyanobase_aa:LBDG_44040), translating into MRILIMGGTRFIGVYLTRLLVAQGHEVTLFNRGNKPNPTEGVKQIKGDRTSATDLEQLKSIEFDAIFDNNGRELSDTQPLVELFKNRIQHFVYMSSAGVYLKSDQMPHVEGDAVDPKSRHKGKHDTESYLAEAGIPFTSIRPTYIYGPQNYNDLEAWFFDRIVHDRPVPIPGHGQHFTQFGHVQDLAAAMANVLGNEKAIGQIYNVSGDREVTFDGLARACGEAVGKEVKIVHYDPKQFDFGKKKAFPMRTQHFFADVHKAKTELNWEPEFDLVSGLKDSYQNDYLRSGRDQAEIDFSLDDQILA; encoded by the coding sequence GCGGGACTCGATTCATTGGGGTCTATCTCACTCGGCTTTTGGTGGCTCAAGGGCATGAGGTTACACTGTTCAATCGAGGCAATAAACCGAATCCCACGGAAGGCGTAAAGCAAATTAAAGGCGATCGCACCAGTGCCACGGATTTGGAGCAGTTGAAGTCGATCGAGTTTGATGCGATTTTTGATAACAATGGACGTGAATTGAGTGATACGCAACCGTTAGTAGAATTGTTCAAAAATCGGATTCAACACTTTGTGTACATGAGTTCGGCAGGTGTTTATCTCAAATCGGATCAAATGCCGCACGTGGAAGGCGATGCAGTTGATCCGAAAAGTCGGCACAAAGGAAAGCATGATACGGAATCTTATTTAGCTGAAGCGGGAATTCCGTTTACGTCGATTCGTCCGACTTATATTTATGGACCGCAGAACTATAACGATTTAGAGGCGTGGTTCTTCGATCGAATTGTGCACGATCGACCTGTTCCGATTCCTGGACATGGACAGCATTTTACGCAATTCGGACATGTTCAAGATTTGGCGGCAGCGATGGCGAACGTGTTGGGGAATGAGAAAGCGATCGGGCAAATTTATAATGTGTCGGGCGATCGAGAAGTCACCTTTGATGGGCTTGCTCGTGCTTGTGGGGAAGCGGTTGGTAAAGAAGTAAAAATTGTACACTACGATCCGAAACAGTTTGATTTTGGGAAAAAGAAAGCGTTTCCGATGCGGACTCAACATTTCTTCGCAGATGTTCACAAGGCGAAAACCGAACTGAATTGGGAGCCAGAATTTGATCTAGTTTCGGGGCTGAAAGATTCTTATCAGAACGACTATTTGAGGAGTGGACGGGATCAAGCTGAAATTGATTTTTCACTCGATGATCAGATCTTGGCTTGA
- a CDS encoding CheR methyltransferase, SAM binding domain (similar to AA sequence:cyanobase_aa:LBDG_20540) encodes MSIPPFDFDYLRRLVHEHSGVVLEPHKDYLAVLHLERIAERASHRSIASFVEHLKKSPFGDLHLQAIEALVINETSFFRDRDPFEILKSSVLPSLIESRSSSRAIHLWCAACSTGQEPYSIAMLIREAFPKLATWDIRLIATDFSKQALDRAQQGLYSNLEVSRGLPLNFRDRYFRQVGRSWQISPEIRQMVEFRELNLIQPWNSLPRMDIIFLRNILIYFDLETKRSVFDRVQQTLQPDGFLFLGGGETTLYLNSRFETIQTTMGLYHRLRSA; translated from the coding sequence ATGAGTATTCCTCCGTTTGATTTTGATTATTTGCGGCGATTAGTCCATGAACATTCTGGAGTTGTTCTAGAACCGCACAAGGACTATCTTGCTGTGCTTCACTTAGAACGCATTGCTGAAAGAGCAAGCCATCGCTCGATCGCGAGTTTTGTCGAACACTTAAAGAAAAGTCCCTTTGGTGATTTGCATCTTCAAGCGATCGAGGCGTTAGTGATTAATGAAACCTCTTTTTTTCGCGATCGCGATCCGTTTGAGATTCTAAAATCTTCAGTTTTACCCAGTTTAATCGAGTCACGCTCCAGCAGTCGTGCCATTCATCTCTGGTGTGCAGCATGTTCGACTGGACAAGAACCTTACAGTATTGCGATGCTGATTCGCGAAGCATTTCCAAAACTTGCGACCTGGGATATTCGATTAATTGCGACTGATTTTTCTAAGCAAGCCCTCGATCGTGCTCAACAAGGACTCTATTCAAATTTAGAAGTAAGCCGAGGATTGCCATTGAATTTTCGCGATCGTTATTTTCGGCAAGTTGGGCGATCGTGGCAAATCAGTCCTGAGATTCGCCAAATGGTAGAGTTTCGAGAACTAAATCTGATTCAGCCTTGGAACTCGCTGCCTCGGATGGACATTATTTTTCTTAGAAATATTCTGATTTACTTCGATTTAGAAACCAAGCGCTCCGTCTTCGATCGAGTTCAGCAAACCTTACAACCCGATGGTTTTCTGTTTCTCGGTGGCGGTGAGACGACCCTATATTTGAATTCACGATTCGAGACGATTCAAACCACGATGGGGCTGTATCACCGTTTACGGAGCGCTTAG
- a CDS encoding hypothetical protein (hypothetical protein MC7420_4893;~similar to AA sequence:cyanobase_aa:LBDG_20510): MKQFCTFYLNQFYFGIAIGDVQEIIRQPLLTRIPFAPPDVCGLINLRGQVLPVVDLPGRIGLRSTFCSLETTYNIIVNTIEDTVSFVVDELGDVLECSSETLNPPPANLEAHLRSFLSGAYQLEQDFLLVLNTSRILESPLTYSLEKGQSDGF; the protein is encoded by the coding sequence GTGAAACAGTTCTGCACTTTTTACCTCAATCAATTTTATTTTGGAATTGCGATCGGAGATGTGCAAGAGATCATTCGACAACCGCTCCTCACCCGCATTCCCTTCGCCCCTCCAGACGTTTGTGGCTTGATTAATCTACGCGGTCAAGTCTTACCTGTGGTCGATCTGCCCGGTCGAATTGGACTACGATCGACATTCTGTAGCTTAGAAACGACTTACAACATCATTGTGAACACGATCGAAGATACTGTGAGCTTCGTTGTGGATGAACTGGGTGATGTCCTGGAATGCTCCAGTGAAACATTAAATCCACCTCCCGCGAATTTAGAAGCTCATCTGCGATCGTTTCTCAGCGGTGCATACCAACTTGAGCAAGACTTTCTCCTCGTTTTGAACACTTCCAGAATTCTAGAATCCCCGCTCACCTACTCATTGGAAAAAGGACAGTCCGATGGTTTCTAA